CGAGCGCGGTCAGGTATTGGCCAAGCCCAACTCCACCCAGTCCCACACCAGGTTCAAGGCGGAGGTCTACGTGTTGAAGAAGGAGGAGGGCGGTCGTCACACCCCGTTCTTCGCCGGCTACAAGCCTCAGTTCTACTTCCGTACGACGGACGTCACGGGTGGTATCAAGCTTCCCGAGGGAGTCGAGATGGTGCTTCCGGGCGACAACGCCACCTTCGAGGTCGAGCTGATAGTTCCGATCGCCATGGACCAGGGTCTCAGGTTCGCGGTTCGCGAGGGCGGCCACACGGTCGGCGCGGGCGTCGTCACCGAGATTATAGAGTAGCCCCTGAAGGGGGAGATGGAATTGGCAAAAAAAATCCGCATCCGTTTGAAGGCGTTCGATCACAGGGTGCTCGACAACTCCGCGTCTCAGATAGCCGAGACGGCTGACAGGAGCGGCGCGAAGGTGTCCGGCCCGATACCCCTTCCCACGGAGATAAACAAGGTGACTATTCTGAAGTCCCCTCACAAGGACAAGGACGCGCGGGAGCAGTTCGAGACGCGCACACATAAGCGCCTGATCGACATAATCAATCCGACGCAGAAGACGATGGACGCGCTTATGCAGCTGAACCTTCCTTCTGGAGTGGATATCCAGATCAAACTGTAGGGGAAGCTCTGAGCTGAAAGGAGTTGGAAGTGCAGTGAGCATAGGAATTCTGGGTAAAAAGCTTGGCATGACCCAGATTTACAACGAGAACGGACAGGCGGTTCCCGTCACGATAATTCAGGCCGGCCCGTGCCCGGTGGTGGATATTAAGACACCGGACAGGGACGGTTACAGCGCCCTCGTCCTCGGCTTCGGCGATCAGAATCCGAGGAGGCTCAACAGGTCGAAGAGCGGCCTGTTCGAGAAGGCCGGGATCGAGCCCAAGAGGACCCTGCGTGAGTTCAGAGTGGATTCGCTCGACGAGTATTCGATCGGCCAGGAGATAAACGTCACCCTCTTCGAGGAGGGCGAGATAGTTGACGTCTCCGGTATCAGCAAGGGCAAGGGCTTTGCAGGAGTTATGAAGAGGCACGGTTACGGAGGTTCCCATGCGAGCCACGGTGCATCCCTGGTGCACAGGCACGCGGGCTCCATCGGCGCCAGCGCCTACCCCGGCAAGGTCTTCAAGGGCAAGAAGATGGCCGGCAGAATGGGCAACGAGAAGGTCACGGTTAAGAACCTCATGGTCGTTGCCGTGGACTCCGACAATAACCTCATTCTTGTCAAGGGCGCGGTGCCGGGAGCTAGGAACGGCCTGCTCACCCTTCTCAAGAAGGGCTAGTCGGTCGATAAGGAGGCCGGATACAATTATGCCTACCATAAAACTGGTCAACTTCCAGGGAGAGACTGTGGGAGAGGTTCAGCTGTCCGACAGCGTCTTCGCGATACCAGTGCACATCCCGGCGATGCACCAGGTGGTGGTCGCCCAGCTCGCCAATGCGAGACAGGGAACTCACTCCACCAAGATGCGCGGCGAGGTCCGGGGCGGCGGAAGAAAGCCCTGGAGACAGAAGAAGACCGGGCGAGCACGTCACGGTAGCAGGCGCTCCCCGCTCTGGAAGGGCGGCGGAGTTGCGCACGCGCCCAAGCCAAGGGACTACAGTCAGAAGGTCAACAAGAAGGTGAGGCGACTCGCGATAAAGAGCGCCCTCTCCCTGAAGGTCAGGGACGACCTGATGACACTGGTGGACTCTTTCGATCTCGACAGGCCCTCGACCAGGGGGATGATCGAGTTCTTCGACGCGGTGAACGCCCGGAAGCCGCTGATCGTGCTTCCCGAGGGGAACGAGACGGTCGTCAAGTCCGCTCGCAACGTCCCGGGCGCCAAGGTGATAAACGTAAGGAACATCAACGTATACGACCTGCTCAACGCCGGAACCCTGATAACCACGCCGGAGGTCGTATCCAGGCTCGAGGAGGTGTATGCCGGATGAACCTCGTTGCTCACGATATAATAATAAGGCCGATAATCACCGAGAAGAGCAGCGGCCTCATGGAGCTGAACAAGTACACCTTCGAGGTTCACAGGTCGGTGAACAAGATCCAGGTTCGCAAGGCGGTCGAGGAGGTCTTCAAGGTCAAGGTGACGGGCGTTCATATCATCAACGTCCGCGCCAAGCCGAAGAGGATGGGGGTCTTCGTAGGGAGGACCCGCTCCTGGAAAAAAGCGATAGTCAGCCTTGCTCCCGGAGAGCGCATCGAGTTCTTCGAAGGCGCGAGCGTTTAGCGGAAGGAGAAAGAAGCAATGGCTATCAAGAAATTCAAGCCCTACACTCCTGGTCGCAGGTTCATGGCCATAGAGAAGAAGGACGATCTCTCGAAGAAGGATCCGGAGCGCTCCCTTCTGTCGCCCATCAAGAAGTCGGGGGGCAGGAACAACCGCGGCAGGATCACGATGCGCCACAGGGGCGGCGGGGCGAAAAGGCGCTACAGGATAATAGACTTCAAGAGAAACAAGCTCTCCGTCCCGGGAGTCGTAGCGGCGATCGAGTACGATCCCAACAGGAACGCCAGGATTGCCCTGATCAACTACGTGGACGGCGATAAGCGCTATATCATAGCGCCGAAGGGCATATCCGTCGGCGACACGATAACCGCCGGTCCCGAGGCCGACATCAGGCCCGGCAACGCGTTGAAGCTGAAGGACATACCCGTCGGTACGACCATCCACAATATAGAGCTCATACCCGGAAGGGGAGCTCAACTCGTGAGGGCGGCGGGTACGTCGGCCCAGCTGATGGCCAAGGAGGGCAAGTATGCCTTCATCCGCATGCCGAGCGGGGAGCTGCGCCTGATCCTGCAGGAGTGCATGAGCACCATAGGGCAGGTCGGCAACGAGGACTACGAGAGCATCACCTTCGGGAAGGCCGGCAAGACCCGCTGGCACGGAAGACGCCCCAAGGTGCGCGGCGTGGTCATGAACCCCGTCGACCACCCTCTCGGTGGCGGCGAGGGCAGGAGCAAGTCGAACAAACACCCGGTATCCCCGTGGGGAACTCCCGCGAAGGGGTACCGCACCAGGAAGAAGAAGCCGTCCGACAAGATGATCGTGCGGCGTCGGTACGAAAAGTAAGGAGGGACACTGGATGGCTCGTTCCAGGAAGAAGGGGCCGTATGTGGATCAGAAGCTGCTCCGCAGGATAGAGGACATGAACGAAGGAGCGCCTAAGAGGGTCATGAAGACCTGGTCCCGCAGATCGACGATCGTCCCGGCCATGATAGGCCACACGATCGCGGTCCACAACGGACGAATCCACATCCCCATCTACATAAGCGAAAATATGGTCGGACACAAGCTCGGAGAGTTCTCCCCAACCCGCAAGTTCGGTGGACATGCGGGGCAGGAGCGCTCCTCGAGGGTGAGGTAGGGGGTAGTGGCGATGGAAGCAAAAGCCGTTGCCCGGCAGGTGAGGATATCACCGGACAAGGTGCGCCGCGTGCTGACCCTGATCCGCGGGAAGGACGTCGGAGAGGCGATGAACACCCTCCGATACAGCCCGCAGAAGGCCGCGAAGATAATAGGCAAGGTGCTGCAGAGCGCGGTTGCCAACGCGGAGCACAACTACGGCATGGATACGGACAGGCTGCGCATTGTGGCAGCGATGGCGGACCAGGGTCCGGTGATGAAGCGTTTTCGCCCGGTCTCCATGGGAAGGGCTCACCCCTACCGCCACCGTACGAGTCACGTGACTGTCATAGTCGCTGAACGGTAAGGAGGGGGAACTCATGGGACAGAAAGTTCACCCAATCGGTTTTAGGCTTGGAGTGGCCAGCGAGTGGGAGTCCAAGTGGTACGCGGGCGGCAAGGACTACGCCAAGAATATCCACGAGGACATCAAACTCCAGAAGTACATAGAGCAGAAGTGGAGTAACGCGGGAATATCCCGCATAGAGATTGAGAGAGTCGGGCATGTCATCCGCTTCACGATTTGGACCTCCCGGCCGGGTGTAGTCATAGGACGCGGCGGGCAGGAGATCCAGGCCATGAAGGACGAGCTCCAGGAGATGACCGGAGCGAAGATCATGATCAACGTCCAGGAGATCAAGAACCCGGACGTGGAGTCCAAGCTGGTCGCTGCGAGCGTCGCCTCGGCCCTCGAGAGAAGGGTCTCCTTCCGCCGGGCCATGAAGCAGTCGATCTTCCGTGCCATGAAGTCGGGAGCGAAGGGGATCAAGATCTCCTGTGCTGGACGCCTCGGAGGGGCGGAGATCGCCCGCACCGAGTGGTACAACGAGGGACAGCTGCCCCTATCGACGATCAGGGCGGACATCGACTACGGCTTCGCCGAGGCGAAGACCATGTATGGCATTATCGGAGTCAAGGTCTGGATCTTCCGCGACAGGGAGAACGAGCGCCCCATGCAGACCGGGAGACCGGGCAGGGGGCCGCGCCAGGACAGGTCCAGGCAGAGCCGCGGCTCCGGGAGGGGGTAGGTCGACATGTTGATGCCCTCGAGGATGAAGTACAGGAAGCCCTTCCGCAGGCCGCTGAAGGGCAAGGCAAAGGGAGGCACGTACGTCGCCTTCGGCGAGTACGGCTTGCAGTCCCTTGAATGCGCGTGGATCACCGCCCGCCAGATAGAGGCCACTCGCGTGGCCATCTCTCGAAAGATGAGGAAGGGCGGAAAGATTTGGATCCGCATCTTCCCCGACCATCCGTTCACCAAGAAACCTCTTGAGACGAGGATGGGCAAGGGAAAGGGCGCCACGGAGTTCTGGGTGGC
The genomic region above belongs to Synergistaceae bacterium and contains:
- the rplB gene encoding 50S ribosomal protein L2, whose amino-acid sequence is MAIKKFKPYTPGRRFMAIEKKDDLSKKDPERSLLSPIKKSGGRNNRGRITMRHRGGGAKRRYRIIDFKRNKLSVPGVVAAIEYDPNRNARIALINYVDGDKRYIIAPKGISVGDTITAGPEADIRPGNALKLKDIPVGTTIHNIELIPGRGAQLVRAAGTSAQLMAKEGKYAFIRMPSGELRLILQECMSTIGQVGNEDYESITFGKAGKTRWHGRRPKVRGVVMNPVDHPLGGGEGRSKSNKHPVSPWGTPAKGYRTRKKKPSDKMIVRRRYEK
- the rplP gene encoding 50S ribosomal protein L16 translates to MLMPSRMKYRKPFRRPLKGKAKGGTYVAFGEYGLQSLECAWITARQIEATRVAISRKMRKGGKIWIRIFPDHPFTKKPLETRMGKGKGATEFWVAPVKRGRIMFEIAGVPRETVVEAFRTASHKLPVKVRLVEREGFGGE
- the tuf gene encoding elongation factor Tu (EF-Tu; promotes GTP-dependent binding of aminoacyl-tRNA to the A-site of ribosomes during protein biosynthesis; when the tRNA anticodon matches the mRNA codon, GTP hydrolysis results; the inactive EF-Tu-GDP leaves the ribosome and release of GDP is promoted by elongation factor Ts; many prokaryotes have two copies of the gene encoding EF-Tu), encoding ERGQVLAKPNSTQSHTRFKAEVYVLKKEEGGRHTPFFAGYKPQFYFRTTDVTGGIKLPEGVEMVLPGDNATFEVELIVPIAMDQGLRFAVREGGHTVGAGVVTEIIE
- the rplD gene encoding 50S ribosomal protein L4, which gives rise to MPTIKLVNFQGETVGEVQLSDSVFAIPVHIPAMHQVVVAQLANARQGTHSTKMRGEVRGGGRKPWRQKKTGRARHGSRRSPLWKGGGVAHAPKPRDYSQKVNKKVRRLAIKSALSLKVRDDLMTLVDSFDLDRPSTRGMIEFFDAVNARKPLIVLPEGNETVVKSARNVPGAKVINVRNINVYDLLNAGTLITTPEVVSRLEEVYAG
- the rplV gene encoding 50S ribosomal protein L22; its protein translation is MEAKAVARQVRISPDKVRRVLTLIRGKDVGEAMNTLRYSPQKAAKIIGKVLQSAVANAEHNYGMDTDRLRIVAAMADQGPVMKRFRPVSMGRAHPYRHRTSHVTVIVAER
- the rpsC gene encoding 30S ribosomal protein S3, yielding MGQKVHPIGFRLGVASEWESKWYAGGKDYAKNIHEDIKLQKYIEQKWSNAGISRIEIERVGHVIRFTIWTSRPGVVIGRGGQEIQAMKDELQEMTGAKIMINVQEIKNPDVESKLVAASVASALERRVSFRRAMKQSIFRAMKSGAKGIKISCAGRLGGAEIARTEWYNEGQLPLSTIRADIDYGFAEAKTMYGIIGVKVWIFRDRENERPMQTGRPGRGPRQDRSRQSRGSGRG
- the rpsJ gene encoding 30S ribosomal protein S10, with amino-acid sequence MAKKIRIRLKAFDHRVLDNSASQIAETADRSGAKVSGPIPLPTEINKVTILKSPHKDKDAREQFETRTHKRLIDIINPTQKTMDALMQLNLPSGVDIQIKL
- the rpsS gene encoding 30S ribosomal protein S19, with the translated sequence MARSRKKGPYVDQKLLRRIEDMNEGAPKRVMKTWSRRSTIVPAMIGHTIAVHNGRIHIPIYISENMVGHKLGEFSPTRKFGGHAGQERSSRVR
- the rplW gene encoding 50S ribosomal protein L23; amino-acid sequence: MNLVAHDIIIRPIITEKSSGLMELNKYTFEVHRSVNKIQVRKAVEEVFKVKVTGVHIINVRAKPKRMGVFVGRTRSWKKAIVSLAPGERIEFFEGASV
- the rplC gene encoding 50S ribosomal protein L3, with the translated sequence MSIGILGKKLGMTQIYNENGQAVPVTIIQAGPCPVVDIKTPDRDGYSALVLGFGDQNPRRLNRSKSGLFEKAGIEPKRTLREFRVDSLDEYSIGQEINVTLFEEGEIVDVSGISKGKGFAGVMKRHGYGGSHASHGASLVHRHAGSIGASAYPGKVFKGKKMAGRMGNEKVTVKNLMVVAVDSDNNLILVKGAVPGARNGLLTLLKKG